The proteins below come from a single Lentimicrobiaceae bacterium genomic window:
- a CDS encoding M48 family metallopeptidase: protein MSQLLYYFIFLFVIAGFLFEQLISFLNHLSRSGSVPSVLSDVYTKERYDTYIHYKSDSYRFGLLVSWLSFAATLLMLWGGFVYLDDMVSQWVDNRILQSLLFFGLLGLAADLLSMPFDLYDTFVIEQKYGFNKMTLATYFLDKIKSWLLAVLIGGGLLSLIIWLYSLLGSSFWWLAWIVITAFSLFFSLFYSTLIVPLFNKQTPLEPGELRDKLNTLAIQAGFDITGIYVIDGSKRSTRSNAYFSGFGSRRRIVLYDTLIQHQSSDQIAAVLAHEIGHYKRKHTIKGLIMSVLQTGLLLFLFSIIVGNPIIYEALGSSRQSFHLGLIVFVILYSPVSTLLSLFSNNISRRFEFEADAFAVQHTGREALASSLRILASDNLSDLTPHPLYVWVNYSHPPLKKRLEKIQGTEK, encoded by the coding sequence ATGTCTCAGCTTTTGTATTATTTCATTTTTCTGTTTGTAATTGCAGGTTTTTTGTTTGAGCAACTGATCTCATTTCTCAATCACTTGTCACGTTCAGGCAGTGTTCCATCTGTTTTAAGCGATGTGTATACAAAAGAGCGTTATGATACTTATATACATTATAAATCTGACTCCTATCGCTTTGGATTGTTGGTGAGCTGGCTTTCATTTGCAGCTACACTGCTTATGTTATGGGGCGGCTTTGTGTATTTGGATGATATGGTTAGTCAATGGGTTGATAATCGTATTTTACAGAGTTTATTATTCTTTGGGCTTTTGGGTTTAGCCGCCGATTTATTGAGTATGCCTTTTGATCTTTACGACACCTTTGTAATTGAACAAAAATATGGTTTCAATAAAATGACACTGGCAACCTATTTTCTTGACAAGATAAAATCATGGTTATTAGCTGTATTGATAGGCGGCGGATTGCTATCCCTTATTATATGGCTTTATTCACTGCTTGGGTCGTCATTCTGGTGGCTGGCATGGATTGTAATCACTGCTTTTTCATTGTTTTTCAGTCTGTTTTACTCCACATTGATTGTTCCTTTATTTAATAAACAAACCCCACTTGAACCCGGTGAACTGCGCGACAAGCTTAATACGCTGGCAATTCAGGCAGGGTTTGATATCACTGGCATATATGTGATTGATGGTTCAAAAAGATCAACCCGTTCAAATGCATATTTTTCAGGATTTGGTTCCCGTCGCAGAATAGTGCTGTATGATACGCTTATTCAGCATCAGAGCAGCGATCAGATTGCGGCCGTTCTGGCACATGAGATTGGCCATTATAAAAGAAAACATACCATTAAAGGGCTGATTATGTCTGTTCTGCAAACAGGCCTTCTGTTATTCCTTTTTTCAATCATTGTTGGTAATCCTATTATTTACGAAGCATTGGGAAGCAGCCGTCAGAGTTTCCATCTCGGACTCATTGTATTTGTAATCCTTTATAGCCCGGTGTCAACCCTGCTTTCTTTGTTTTCAAATAATATTTCGCGCAGATTTGAATTTGAAGCAGATGCATTTGCAGTGCAGCACACAGGCAGAGAAGCTTTGGCATCATCGCTCAGGATTCTGGCGTCTGATAATTTATCAGACCTGACTCCCCATCCTTTATATGTTTGGGTAAATTATTCACATCCACCACTTAAAAAGCGTCTGGAGAAGATTCAGGGGACTGAAAAGTAA
- a CDS encoding ATP-binding cassette domain-containing protein, with protein MFFCNFQLSYESKHIITALWYFGKCINTSNLEETVLRMTNLSKSYGKIKALEGLDLEIGKGQVFGLLGPNGSGKTTTLGIVLGILNAQNGHFEWFNQPLSTGSLQKVGAILEHPNFYPYLNATDNLRITAQVRGVHPADIDRVLALVNLSDRKKHKYQTYSFGMKQRLAIASAMLGNPEVLILDEPTNGLDPSGIAEIRNLILKIAAEGTTIILASHLLDEVQKVCSHVVVLEKGRKLFSGKVDDMLSNTEIIELSADNIPLLETVVKAYPAYISHKVSGNILELKTEGKCDAAAINNFLFSNGIVCSHIFIRRKSLENYFLELVGHNNEIH; from the coding sequence ATGTTTTTTTGTAATTTTCAGCTGTCGTATGAGTCTAAACATATCATAACTGCACTCTGGTATTTTGGAAAATGCATAAACACTAGTAACTTGGAAGAAACAGTATTAAGAATGACCAACCTTAGCAAAAGCTATGGCAAAATTAAGGCTCTTGAGGGACTTGATCTTGAAATTGGAAAAGGACAGGTATTTGGGTTGCTGGGCCCCAATGGTAGCGGCAAAACCACTACACTGGGAATTGTTCTGGGAATATTGAACGCCCAAAACGGTCATTTCGAATGGTTTAATCAACCATTATCGACCGGTTCGCTCCAAAAAGTAGGTGCTATTCTCGAACACCCTAACTTTTATCCATACCTGAATGCGACGGATAATTTGCGGATTACTGCCCAGGTTCGGGGTGTTCATCCGGCTGACATTGATCGGGTGCTGGCGCTTGTCAACCTTTCTGACAGAAAGAAGCATAAATACCAAACCTACTCATTTGGCATGAAGCAAAGACTTGCCATTGCCTCGGCCATGCTGGGCAACCCCGAGGTACTAATCCTTGACGAACCCACCAATGGACTTGATCCAAGCGGCATAGCCGAAATCAGAAACCTGATACTGAAAATTGCAGCAGAAGGAACCACCATTATACTGGCCAGTCATTTACTCGATGAAGTGCAGAAAGTGTGCAGCCATGTTGTCGTTCTGGAAAAAGGAAGAAAACTCTTTTCGGGTAAAGTTGATGACATGTTAAGTAATACGGAAATCATTGAACTAAGCGCTGACAACATACCTTTACTTGAAACCGTTGTAAAAGCTTACCCGGCTTATATCTCGCACAAAGTTTCGGGCAACATCCTTGAACTAAAAACCGAAGGCAAATGCGATGCAGCGGCTATAAACAACTTTCTGTTTTCAAATGGAATTGTATGCTCACATATATTTATCCGCAGAAAATCGCTCGAAAATTACTTTCTCGAACTGGTTGGACACAACAATGAAATTCATTAG
- a CDS encoding pyridoxal-phosphate dependent enzyme, translating to MIKPDKTTIDQAAGRIAPYLHKTPLHTCNAINHMFGGQIFFKCENFQKAGAFKSRGATNAVFQLSEAEIANGVATHSSGNHAAALALAAKRRNARAHIVMPSNSNKLKIKAVQEYGGLITFCEPTLQARENTLREILLQTNATEIHPYNDLRIIAGQATACKEMIEEINDLQILMAPVGGGGLLSGTALAAHYYGKEITVVGAEPKGADDAYKSFYSKSFIPSVNPTTIADGLLTSLGSITFPIILDYVHQMTTVSESSITEAMKLIWERMKIIVEPSSAVPLAAILEGKVDIRQKRVGIILSGGNVDLTALPF from the coding sequence ATGATAAAACCAGATAAAACCACCATTGATCAGGCAGCCGGCCGGATAGCACCTTATCTGCACAAAACCCCTCTGCACACATGCAATGCCATCAATCACATGTTTGGCGGCCAAATATTTTTCAAATGCGAAAACTTTCAGAAAGCAGGCGCATTTAAATCCAGAGGCGCAACAAATGCTGTTTTTCAGCTCAGCGAAGCTGAAATTGCCAATGGAGTTGCAACTCACTCCTCAGGAAATCATGCTGCTGCACTTGCATTGGCCGCCAAGCGCCGAAACGCACGGGCTCACATTGTGATGCCTTCAAATTCCAACAAATTAAAAATCAAGGCAGTACAGGAATACGGAGGATTGATTACCTTTTGCGAACCCACTCTTCAGGCACGTGAAAATACCCTGCGTGAAATTCTATTACAAACCAATGCAACTGAAATTCATCCATACAACGATTTGAGAATTATTGCAGGTCAGGCAACTGCTTGCAAGGAAATGATTGAAGAAATAAACGACCTTCAAATATTGATGGCACCGGTTGGAGGTGGAGGTCTGCTGAGTGGCACAGCCTTAGCCGCTCACTATTACGGAAAAGAAATAACAGTCGTTGGGGCTGAACCAAAGGGTGCTGATGACGCATACAAATCGTTCTACTCAAAATCGTTTATACCTTCAGTTAATCCAACAACCATCGCTGACGGATTACTCACCTCACTGGGCAGCATCACTTTCCCTATTATTCTTGACTATGTTCATCAGATGACAACAGTAAGTGAATCATCTATTACAGAAGCCATGAAATTAATTTGGGAACGCATGAAAATAATTGTTGAACCTTCTTCAGCCGTTCCACTTGCCGCCATCCTTGAAGGTAAAGTAGATATCAGACAAAAGCGGGTTGGCATTATCCTCTCAGGAGGAAATGTAGATCTTACAGCATTACCATTTTAA
- a CDS encoding FKBP-type peptidyl-prolyl cis-trans isomerase yields the protein MTISENKVVSLTYELKLDNASGEVVDMADASEPLVFLYGAGNMLPKFESNLANLKVNDNFEFTLASADAYGDFIEEAIIDLPIDIFMVEGKIDPDMLTIGNIIPMQDNEGHPMDGVVVAVENDQVKMDFNHPMAGKTLYFTGKILDLRDATEEELSHGHVHGPHGHHH from the coding sequence ATGACGATTTCAGAAAACAAGGTGGTTTCGCTCACCTATGAACTTAAGCTTGATAATGCCAGCGGAGAAGTTGTTGATATGGCTGATGCTTCAGAACCATTGGTGTTCCTTTATGGAGCCGGCAACATGCTCCCCAAGTTCGAATCAAATCTGGCCAATCTTAAAGTGAATGATAACTTTGAGTTTACCCTGGCTTCGGCTGATGCTTATGGTGATTTTATTGAAGAAGCAATTATTGATCTTCCCATAGATATTTTTATGGTTGAAGGTAAAATTGATCCTGATATGCTTACCATTGGTAATATTATTCCGATGCAGGACAATGAAGGCCATCCGATGGACGGTGTTGTTGTTGCAGTTGAAAATGACCAGGTTAAAATGGATTTCAACCATCCAATGGCAGGAAAAACCCTTTATTTTACGGGTAAAATTCTTGATCTGCGCGATGCAACCGAAGAGGAGCTAAGCCACGGTCATGTGCATGGCCCTCACGGACATCATCACTAA
- a CDS encoding transglycosylase domain-containing protein, whose translation MLKEYFVVFKVYAKRVLKFVFGIFFSLPAYASSTWKRLLMRIFQVLMLILVVILSVDFNLLGLFGPSPRIIDLKDPDLSVASELYAADGSIIGKYYLEDRSPVEFSELSPVIINTLLATEDIRFYQHHGIDFKATLAAVWSTATGDKRGGSTLTQQLVKNLYKTRHKNRKGLLGYIPGVRVIIDKSKEWINALKLEFFYSKDEILTMYLNTVDFGSHAFGIKSAASVFFNKTPAELTPEEAAVLIGLLKAPSYYSPVQNPENALRRRNSILSQMSKYGFLDKNIADSLMNTKLQLHFRQRVDDDDATYFKEAVARSLQEWSKESGYNIYTGGLKIYTSIDPKLQAYAEQAVEKHMKRLQKRFFEHWKGENPWINSKGEEIKGFIEELAEETPYFESLSKKYNGNKDSINYYMNKPHRLRIFSWDGKNDTLMSTMDSIRYYRHLLNTGFVSMDPKTGFIKAWVGGVNFHYFKYDHVNQARRQPGSLFKAFVYTAAFEHGLGPCDTRADRPVTIKYTENGEAKTWSPHNADWNFSGGSITLKNAFARSVNSIAVQLTEEVGWDKVIECAQRMGVDSPLKNVPSVCLGSSDVTLLEMVNAYCAFLNGGMLNEPVFVTRIEDQEGKVIYEYQPSNKRVISEEIAFLMSIMLRSGLTEPGGTTQGLWEYDLFRYDTDFGGKTGTSSNFSDGWFIGITPKLVSGVWVGGEHRNTRFRTSQLGEGLRTALPEYGYYMEKVLQDPTLKQYRGKFSKPEIEISKPYSCVSAYTKPDTTSIETPETEFPDSL comes from the coding sequence ATGCTTAAAGAGTATTTTGTTGTATTCAAAGTTTACGCAAAAAGGGTGTTGAAGTTCGTGTTTGGCATCTTTTTTAGTTTGCCTGCTTATGCATCATCCACCTGGAAAAGGCTGTTAATGCGAATATTTCAGGTGCTGATGCTCATTTTGGTGGTCATTTTATCGGTTGATTTCAATTTATTAGGCCTTTTCGGTCCTTCTCCCCGGATTATTGATCTGAAAGACCCCGATTTGAGCGTTGCCTCTGAGCTTTATGCTGCTGACGGTTCAATCATTGGAAAATACTACCTTGAAGACCGGAGCCCGGTTGAGTTTTCTGAATTATCGCCCGTTATTATCAATACTTTACTTGCCACTGAAGATATCAGGTTTTATCAACATCACGGCATTGATTTCAAAGCCACTCTGGCTGCTGTATGGAGTACTGCAACGGGTGATAAAAGAGGGGGAAGTACCCTTACCCAGCAATTGGTTAAAAACCTTTACAAAACCCGTCATAAAAACCGGAAGGGATTGTTGGGCTACATTCCGGGAGTGAGGGTTATAATTGATAAATCAAAAGAATGGATAAATGCCCTGAAGCTTGAGTTTTTTTATTCAAAGGATGAAATTTTGACCATGTATCTGAATACAGTTGATTTTGGTAGTCATGCCTTTGGAATTAAGTCAGCAGCATCTGTATTTTTTAATAAAACACCCGCAGAGCTTACGCCTGAAGAAGCGGCAGTACTTATTGGGTTGTTGAAAGCGCCTTCCTATTATAGTCCTGTTCAGAATCCTGAAAATGCCCTCAGAAGAAGAAACAGCATTCTTTCGCAGATGAGTAAATATGGCTTTTTGGATAAAAATATAGCTGATTCACTGATGAATACTAAACTTCAGTTACATTTCAGGCAAAGAGTTGATGATGATGACGCTACCTATTTTAAAGAAGCTGTTGCCAGAAGTTTACAGGAATGGAGTAAAGAAAGCGGATATAATATCTACACAGGAGGTCTGAAAATTTATACTTCCATTGATCCCAAACTTCAGGCTTATGCTGAGCAGGCAGTGGAGAAGCACATGAAACGCCTGCAGAAAAGGTTTTTTGAGCATTGGAAGGGCGAAAACCCATGGATTAACAGTAAAGGTGAAGAAATTAAGGGTTTTATTGAAGAGCTGGCAGAGGAAACACCTTATTTTGAGAGCTTATCTAAAAAATACAATGGAAACAAAGATTCCATCAATTATTATATGAATAAGCCACATCGCCTTCGCATCTTTTCCTGGGATGGCAAAAACGATACATTGATGAGTACAATGGACTCCATTCGATATTACAGGCATTTGCTGAATACCGGTTTTGTAAGTATGGATCCAAAAACTGGTTTTATTAAAGCCTGGGTAGGAGGGGTGAACTTTCACTATTTTAAGTATGATCATGTAAATCAGGCGCGCAGGCAGCCAGGCTCGCTTTTTAAAGCATTTGTATATACCGCTGCTTTTGAACATGGACTTGGTCCTTGCGATACACGGGCCGACAGACCTGTAACGATTAAGTATACAGAGAATGGTGAAGCTAAAACATGGTCGCCTCACAATGCCGACTGGAATTTTTCAGGAGGAAGTATTACGTTGAAAAATGCATTTGCGCGATCGGTAAATTCCATTGCCGTTCAATTGACCGAAGAAGTGGGCTGGGACAAGGTTATTGAATGTGCTCAGCGCATGGGTGTAGATTCTCCGCTGAAAAATGTGCCTTCTGTTTGCCTGGGGTCAAGTGATGTTACATTGCTCGAAATGGTGAATGCCTATTGCGCTTTTTTAAATGGAGGCATGTTGAATGAGCCGGTTTTTGTAACACGTATTGAAGATCAGGAAGGAAAAGTGATATATGAGTACCAACCTTCCAATAAGCGCGTAATAAGTGAGGAAATTGCCTTTCTGATGAGTATAATGCTGCGCTCAGGACTAACTGAACCGGGAGGTACCACGCAAGGTTTGTGGGAGTATGATTTGTTCAGATACGATACTGATTTTGGTGGCAAAACAGGTACTTCATCCAATTTCTCGGATGGCTGGTTTATCGGAATAACGCCTAAACTGGTTTCAGGAGTATGGGTGGGTGGAGAACACCGGAATACGAGATTTCGCACTTCACAGCTGGGCGAAGGTTTGCGCACAGCCCTTCCTGAATACGGATATTATATGGAGAAAGTTTTGCAAGACCCCACACTCAAGCAATACAGAGGGAAATTCAGTAAACCGGAAATTGAAATTTCTAAACCTTATTCCTGCGTTTCTGCATACACAAAGCCCGATACTACTTCAATAGAAACGCCTGAAACAGAATTTCCTGATTCTTTATAA
- a CDS encoding ABC transporter permease subunit, whose product MKRLQSAINAELIKIINYRTFWVLTGLYILTLIVVLFGIQAFLNNVTVNINNKSPLPVPSITVYAFPMVWQNLAYVAGYLKVFPAFLIIILITNEFSFSTLKQQLISGTSRAIYLSAKIILIACFSIAIALTVGLCGLVAGLLQPTPDYSKIINPGLWFIGAHAFEIFSYLIFTAFIAIIFKRAGISVILLMLYTLVIEKILVFRLPESLGQKLPLESIGNLIPLPNSPLMKLFGVSFRNHTAWQDIASCLIYNLIFIALMYLILRKKDL is encoded by the coding sequence ATGAAACGTTTACAATCTGCAATCAATGCTGAATTGATTAAAATAATCAATTATCGCACTTTCTGGGTACTTACAGGACTTTATATCTTAACATTAATTGTAGTTCTGTTTGGTATTCAGGCTTTTCTAAACAATGTAACAGTAAATATTAATAACAAGTCACCTTTGCCCGTTCCATCCATAACCGTGTACGCTTTCCCTATGGTATGGCAAAATTTGGCTTATGTAGCCGGCTATTTGAAAGTTTTTCCGGCATTTTTGATCATCATTCTGATTACCAACGAATTCTCATTCAGCACTTTAAAACAGCAACTTATTTCTGGCACCAGCAGGGCAATTTATTTATCTGCCAAAATTATACTTATTGCTTGTTTTTCCATAGCCATCGCTCTAACAGTAGGCTTATGCGGACTGGTTGCCGGACTCCTGCAGCCTACGCCTGATTATTCAAAAATTATTAATCCCGGACTTTGGTTTATTGGTGCTCATGCATTCGAAATATTCAGCTACCTGATTTTTACTGCTTTCATTGCCATTATATTTAAAAGGGCCGGAATTTCTGTGATTCTATTGATGCTTTACACCCTGGTAATTGAAAAAATTCTCGTTTTCAGGCTTCCTGAAAGCCTGGGACAAAAACTCCCTCTTGAATCTATCGGCAATCTGATTCCATTACCTAACAGTCCATTGATGAAGCTTTTTGGAGTATCATTCAGAAACCATACAGCCTGGCAGGACATAGCAAGTTGTTTGATATACAACCTGATATTCATCGCCCTGATGTATCTGATATTGAGAAAAAAGGATTTATAA
- a CDS encoding low molecular weight phosphotyrosine protein phosphatase: MMKILMVCLGNICRSPLAEGLMRQKLNKFHIDGEVNSCGFESFHIGDSPDYRSIQVASAHGVDITQHRGIQFKPSFFDYYDRIYVMDRHNYMDVISKARNENDKKKVDFIMNAVYPGKNAAVPDPYYGQISDFEKTWELLDMATEKIAESMINKQKRP; encoded by the coding sequence ATGATGAAAATATTAATGGTTTGCCTGGGAAATATATGCAGATCCCCTCTTGCTGAAGGACTTATGCGCCAGAAACTTAACAAATTTCACATTGATGGTGAGGTAAATTCCTGCGGATTCGAGAGTTTTCATATCGGAGATTCTCCCGATTACAGAAGCATTCAGGTGGCTTCAGCTCATGGTGTTGATATTACCCAGCACCGGGGAATTCAATTTAAACCATCGTTTTTCGATTACTACGATCGGATTTATGTCATGGACAGGCATAATTATATGGATGTCATCTCAAAAGCCAGAAATGAAAACGATAAAAAAAAGGTGGATTTTATTATGAATGCTGTCTACCCGGGCAAAAACGCAGCAGTGCCTGACCCATATTATGGCCAGATTTCTGATTTCGAAAAAACATGGGAATTGCTCGACATGGCCACTGAAAAGATTGCTGAAAGTATGATCAATAAACAAAAACGGCCATGA
- a CDS encoding SAM-dependent methyltransferase: MKNPKGTLFLIPSTMGDSEPERVLPAFNMALLQHIDVYIVEELRTARRFLRKCGYKKDFETTTFHLLNEHTHHEELHHMLDEALNGKDIGVLSEAGCPAVADPGSLAVRMAHEMGIKVVPLAGPSSIIMGLMASGFNGQYFTFHGYLPVKEADRIKKIKELERDMYRTNQTHIFIEAPYRNKQMIGSLLSSCSDTSMLCIASNLSLADESVRSASIAFWKKNIPDPGKKPTVYLLSK, encoded by the coding sequence ATGAAAAACCCAAAAGGTACTTTATTTCTAATCCCTTCTACCATGGGCGACTCAGAGCCTGAAAGGGTACTTCCTGCTTTCAATATGGCATTATTGCAACATATTGATGTGTATATTGTAGAAGAATTGCGCACTGCCAGACGATTTTTAAGAAAATGTGGTTATAAAAAGGACTTTGAAACAACAACTTTTCATTTACTGAATGAGCACACGCACCATGAAGAGTTACATCACATGCTTGATGAAGCCCTAAACGGGAAGGATATCGGGGTGTTGTCAGAAGCCGGATGTCCGGCAGTAGCAGATCCGGGTTCACTGGCTGTAAGAATGGCGCATGAAATGGGCATAAAAGTCGTCCCGCTTGCAGGCCCTTCGTCCATCATTATGGGGTTAATGGCTTCAGGATTCAATGGCCAATACTTTACATTTCACGGATATCTCCCGGTTAAGGAAGCAGACAGAATAAAAAAAATTAAGGAGCTTGAACGGGACATGTACCGTACCAACCAAACGCACATTTTTATTGAGGCACCTTATCGCAACAAACAAATGATAGGCTCATTGCTTTCATCGTGCAGCGACACAAGTATGTTATGCATAGCCAGCAATCTGAGTCTTGCTGACGAATCTGTACGTTCTGCCAGTATAGCCTTCTGGAAAAAAAACATACCCGATCCGGGAAAAAAGCCAACAGTTTATCTGCTTTCAAAATAA
- a CDS encoding KamA family radical SAM protein has translation MTHTDSVFYKPRNYKSIDLWKDITEAQWNSPDWQLKNSIRTIEQLKLVIKLEEYQEKEIERTIKSLRAEGKDALRITPYYATLMHEDPFHPVSFAGEKTENKLDPIFWQSVPTPANLLFPDTGLEGAMSESSRSFGAAYQRYPNRVALFVAENTSCASYCIHCQRAKSLDSTIEVSSTEINKGLFYIAYNKNIDEVLVTGGDALRISKNRLAYILEELSKIPHLRVIRIATRVPVVMPMGITDDILELINTSANKYNQGVEKYVYFMTHINHFHEITEELAAAVKRIRQHGFSIRNQTVFLNHINDNYKTLAETFRRMLWIGVHPYYLLQCHKEKGIVHFIAPIQVGKIYIRHLQGWLSGIAMPRYAANVEGGGGKILLMPSGHDTLNRGNHLEKKISESFADISTWDGRKLYKYEALGRATAEEFENAVNIMDAFIGRKGVFLPKVIIVDENGNHLSTTNRTKLPSIKKIKKTELLNYEVFGEDMPLTNPADIADKLEGLFANSDYCR, from the coding sequence ATGACGCACACCGATTCAGTTTTTTACAAACCCAGAAACTATAAGTCTATTGATTTATGGAAAGACATTACTGAAGCCCAATGGAATAGCCCCGATTGGCAATTAAAAAACTCTATAAGAACCATAGAGCAACTCAAGCTGGTCATTAAACTGGAAGAATACCAGGAAAAGGAGATTGAAAGAACAATAAAGAGCTTAAGAGCTGAGGGGAAAGATGCTTTAAGAATAACGCCCTATTATGCTACGCTGATGCATGAAGACCCCTTTCATCCGGTGAGTTTTGCCGGTGAGAAAACAGAAAATAAACTTGACCCTATTTTCTGGCAAAGTGTACCGACTCCTGCCAATCTTTTATTCCCTGACACAGGCCTGGAAGGGGCCATGAGTGAAAGCTCCAGAAGCTTTGGAGCTGCTTACCAGCGATATCCTAACAGGGTTGCACTATTTGTTGCCGAAAACACGAGCTGCGCTTCCTATTGTATTCATTGCCAAAGGGCAAAATCATTGGATAGCACCATTGAAGTATCATCAACAGAGATTAACAAAGGATTGTTTTATATTGCCTATAACAAAAACATTGATGAAGTTTTGGTTACCGGAGGCGATGCACTCAGAATAAGTAAAAACAGATTGGCCTACATTCTTGAAGAACTCAGTAAAATACCTCATCTGCGTGTCATCAGAATTGCCACCAGGGTGCCGGTGGTGATGCCGATGGGCATAACTGATGACATCCTTGAACTGATTAACACTTCGGCCAATAAATACAACCAGGGAGTTGAGAAATACGTGTATTTCATGACACATATTAACCATTTCCATGAAATTACAGAAGAATTGGCCGCTGCTGTCAAACGAATCAGACAACATGGATTCAGCATAAGAAATCAAACAGTTTTTCTGAATCATATCAATGATAATTATAAAACTTTGGCAGAAACCTTCAGAAGAATGCTCTGGATAGGCGTCCATCCATATTATTTGCTGCAGTGTCATAAAGAAAAAGGAATCGTTCATTTTATAGCTCCGATTCAGGTAGGTAAAATATATATCAGACATCTGCAAGGTTGGCTTTCAGGCATTGCCATGCCCCGTTATGCAGCCAATGTTGAAGGCGGTGGCGGAAAAATTCTTCTGATGCCATCAGGGCACGACACGCTCAATCGGGGAAATCATCTTGAAAAGAAAATTTCCGAGAGTTTTGCTGATATCTCTACCTGGGATGGCAGAAAGCTTTACAAATATGAAGCCCTGGGCCGGGCTACTGCTGAAGAATTTGAAAATGCAGTGAACATCATGGATGCATTTATTGGCCGAAAAGGAGTTTTCTTACCCAAAGTAATTATTGTTGATGAAAATGGAAATCACCTCAGCACAACAAACAGGACAAAATTACCATCCATAAAAAAAATCAAAAAAACCGAATTGTTGAATTATGAAGTTTTTGGGGAAGATATGCCACTGACCAATCCGGCTGATATTGCAGACAAACTTGAAGGATTGTTTGCAAACTCTGATTATTGCAGATAA